One part of the Streptococcus sp. oral taxon 431 genome encodes these proteins:
- a CDS encoding polyphosphate polymerase domain-containing protein: MKPLETTFKRIETKYIVSKDKLDKLIQDLKEYLVEDDYPISTISNIYFDTEDFAVLQDDDFGNKRKEKVRMRTYLSQPKADSQVFLEIKTKDQEGVGRKFRLLSTPISILNFMTKGHLDASITDTVVIEKVKKLHQDYKQAIQPRMYIYYDRYSLKEKKYIEGYNYNKIRITIDQNLVYRDENVSLFAGNHGDALLDDDTVIMEIKAPGNKPQWLQNILDKYSLMEHKFSKYSCAYHKSQGLPYAPRPSIESAGTAYA, encoded by the coding sequence ATGAAACCATTAGAAACAACTTTCAAACGGATTGAAACCAAATATATTGTCTCCAAAGATAAACTAGACAAACTGATTCAAGATTTAAAGGAATATTTAGTAGAAGACGACTATCCAATTTCAACTATTTCAAATATCTACTTTGATACGGAAGACTTTGCTGTGCTCCAAGATGATGATTTTGGAAATAAGCGAAAAGAAAAGGTTCGGATGCGGACCTATCTCAGTCAACCCAAAGCAGATAGTCAAGTATTTTTAGAAATTAAAACCAAGGACCAAGAAGGAGTTGGTCGCAAGTTTAGACTACTCTCAACTCCTATTTCTATTCTTAACTTTATGACCAAAGGGCACTTGGATGCTAGCATTACTGATACAGTCGTCATTGAAAAAGTGAAAAAGCTTCATCAGGATTACAAGCAAGCAATCCAGCCTCGTATGTACATCTACTACGATCGTTATTCATTAAAAGAAAAAAAATACATCGAGGGCTACAACTATAACAAAATTCGTATCACAATTGACCAAAATCTAGTCTATAGAGATGAAAATGTCAGTCTTTTCGCTGGAAACCATGGAGATGCTTTACTAGATGACGATACTGTAATTATGGAGATTAAGGCTCCTGGAAACAAACCCCAGTGGTTACAAAACATCCTAGACAAGTATAGTTTGATGGAGCACAAATTTTCAAAATACAGTTGTGCTTACCACAAATCTCAAGGGCTTCCTTATGCACCACGTCCCAGTATAGAAAGCGCAGGTACCGCTTATGCTTAA
- a CDS encoding carbohydrate-binding domain-containing protein — MKAKKWTFLLTSITTLALVTACTQSTSNTTASNSTATTTVTTNKKTSSYFTDKDYDTSYDEKTAATVTLSGSTATVSGDGVAVSGSTVTISKSGTYVISGQSDGIQIKIEAGSSDDVHIVLNGVTMTNANAAISATSAGHVYLTLADGTTNSLSDSASNSDDKADAALFSKVDLTINGKGTLNVDGKKNNAIKANDTLHITGGTYNITAVGDAFNVNDELNITGTTMTIDAKEDGIKVDNDDDTSVGTMYLSDNTITVTAGDDGIHASGDLVIDSGTYTVKNSTEGLEGKSITINGGDITIYSTDDGVNAANKNAQQSEIFFTMNGGNLTVEVGQGDTDPIDSNGNIAVNGGTIKMTGQSGFDFDGTATYTGGDIYLNGEKQTEIVNSMPGGGGAPGGGPQGNGGPGGHP; from the coding sequence ATGAAAGCAAAAAAATGGACATTCCTATTAACAAGTATAACAACTCTAGCACTGGTAACAGCATGTACCCAGTCAACTTCAAATACAACAGCTAGCAATAGTACTGCAACGACAACAGTAACTACTAATAAGAAAACATCTAGTTACTTTACAGATAAGGACTATGATACTTCTTATGATGAAAAAACAGCTGCAACTGTAACTTTGTCAGGATCAACGGCGACGGTATCAGGTGATGGAGTAGCCGTATCGGGTTCTACAGTTACAATCTCTAAGTCAGGAACTTATGTAATTTCTGGTCAATCCGACGGAATTCAAATCAAGATTGAAGCTGGAAGTTCAGATGATGTACACATCGTTCTAAATGGTGTAACAATGACTAATGCCAATGCAGCTATTTCTGCAACATCAGCTGGGCATGTTTACCTAACTCTAGCAGATGGCACAACAAATAGCCTGTCAGATTCAGCTTCAAATAGTGATGACAAGGCTGACGCGGCCCTCTTCTCTAAAGTGGATTTGACCATCAATGGTAAAGGAACTCTCAATGTAGATGGCAAGAAAAACAATGCTATCAAGGCTAACGATACACTTCACATCACAGGTGGAACCTACAACATCACAGCAGTTGGAGATGCCTTTAATGTTAATGATGAACTCAACATCACCGGCACAACCATGACCATCGATGCCAAGGAAGACGGGATCAAGGTCGACAATGATGACGATACTTCTGTTGGAACCATGTATCTCTCTGATAACACTATAACCGTTACTGCAGGTGATGATGGTATCCATGCCTCAGGTGATTTGGTCATCGATAGTGGAACCTATACCGTCAAGAATTCTACCGAAGGTCTTGAAGGTAAATCTATCACCATCAACGGTGGGGATATTACCATCTATTCAACAGATGATGGTGTCAATGCGGCCAACAAAAACGCCCAACAAAGTGAAATTTTCTTTACCATGAATGGTGGGAATTTGACAGTTGAAGTTGGCCAAGGGGACACAGATCCAATTGACTCAAATGGGAATATCGCAGTTAATGGAGGAACTATCAAAATGACTGGTCAATCTGGTTTTGACTTTGACGGAACAGCGACCTACACAGGTGGAGATATCTACCTCAACGGTGAAAAACAAACGGAAATCGTCAATTCTATGCCTGGAGGCGGAGGAGCACCTGGCGGTGGCCCTCAAGGAAATGGTGGCCCTGGTGGACACCCATAA
- a CDS encoding sugar O-acetyltransferase, with protein MKTEYQKMIAGEPYHPFDPELRSLAQTARQKQAAFNEEVDPVKGMEIIKGWFGSTGENLYINTRLMVDYGVNIHLGENFYSNWNLTMLDVCSITIGDNAMIGPNCQFLTPLHPLDPDERNSGLEFGKPITIGKNFWAGGGVIVLPGVTLGDNVVAGAGAVITKSFGDNVVLAGNPARVIKEIPVKGN; from the coding sequence ATGAAAACAGAATACCAAAAAATGATTGCGGGGGAACCCTATCATCCGTTTGATCCGGAACTACGTAGCTTGGCGCAAACAGCGCGACAAAAGCAAGCTGCTTTTAATGAAGAGGTAGATCCAGTAAAAGGTATGGAAATCATCAAAGGATGGTTTGGTTCTACTGGTGAAAATCTCTACATCAACACTCGCTTGATGGTAGATTACGGGGTCAATATTCATCTGGGAGAAAATTTTTATTCCAATTGGAATTTAACTATGCTAGATGTTTGTTCTATAACCATCGGTGACAATGCTATGATTGGTCCCAACTGTCAATTTTTAACACCCCTTCACCCACTGGACCCTGACGAACGAAACTCAGGGCTAGAATTTGGCAAACCCATCACGATTGGTAAGAACTTCTGGGCAGGCGGTGGTGTCATTGTCCTACCAGGTGTTACTTTAGGGGATAATGTCGTTGCAGGAGCAGGAGCGGTCATTACAAAATCCTTTGGTGACAACGTAGTTCTAGCAGGAAATCCAGCACGAGTTATCAAAGAGATTCCAGTTAAAGGAAATTAA
- a CDS encoding DUF4956 domain-containing protein, whose product MLNLFNSIFNNATASADPFQLLLALLVSLVLGLALTWTYKYRTLYTREFAISLTLLPCLMTLVIFLVNGSLGTSIAVAGTFSLIRFRSATSGSRELIAIFLAMIIGLACGTGYLFLAILFTLFILGVWFLLENQQVKTDNQRRRLLTITVANQEKVQEAIQSALDQFCSEIDMITINSTNAGDNLSIVYEVELKTEADDFQVTSYLTQNIDQCDVALTKKAKKRKNL is encoded by the coding sequence ATGCTTAATCTATTTAACTCAATTTTCAACAACGCCACTGCAAGTGCAGATCCCTTCCAACTACTGCTGGCACTTCTAGTCAGTCTAGTCCTCGGTTTGGCACTTACTTGGACCTACAAATATCGGACCCTCTACACCAGAGAATTTGCTATCAGCTTGACTCTGCTTCCCTGCCTTATGACCTTGGTTATTTTTCTGGTCAATGGGAGCTTGGGTACTTCAATTGCTGTAGCCGGAACCTTTAGTTTGATTCGTTTCCGTTCTGCAACTAGTGGTTCAAGAGAACTGATTGCAATTTTCCTAGCCATGATTATCGGTTTGGCTTGTGGAACAGGCTATCTCTTCCTAGCAATTCTCTTCACGCTCTTTATCTTGGGCGTTTGGTTCCTTTTGGAAAATCAACAAGTCAAAACTGACAATCAACGTCGTAGACTTTTGACAATCACGGTAGCTAATCAGGAGAAGGTACAGGAAGCAATCCAATCAGCTCTTGACCAATTCTGCTCAGAAATTGACATGATTACGATCAATAGCACAAATGCAGGGGACAACCTTAGCATTGTCTATGAAGTCGAGCTAAAAACAGAGGCAGATGATTTCCAAGTGACTAGCTATCTTACACAAAATATTGATCAATGCGATGTGGCATTGACTAAAAAAGCTAAAAAGAGAAAAAATCTCTAA